The following are encoded in a window of Impatiens glandulifera chromosome 5, dImpGla2.1, whole genome shotgun sequence genomic DNA:
- the LOC124937818 gene encoding uncharacterized mitochondrial protein AtMg00810-like, which yields MLKEFEMSNLGLLSYYLGVEVDQKKDNIELKYETYAKKVLKQFLMEDCNPSKNPMKAKLRLRKDVEGSLVDLKEYKCIIGCFSYYNVVSRTLAEKLFELGARMRAETGNPLCRQLVRNSINEEPDVSWTQ from the exons ATGTTGAAGGAGTTTGAGATGAGTAATCTTGGACTACTCTCATACTACCTTGGTGTCGAGGTAGACCAAAAGAAAGATAACATCGAGTTGAAGTATGAAACTTatgcgaagaaggtgttgaaacagTTCTTAATGGAGGATTGCAACCCGAGCAAAAATCCAATGAAAGCAAAGTTACGACTCAgaaaggatgtggaaggaagctTAGTAGATCTGAAGGAGTATAAGTGTATTATCGGGTGTTTCAG TTACTACAACGTCGTGTCAAGGACTTTGGCTGAGAAACTTTTTGAGTTAGGTGCTAGGATGCGAGCCGAGACCGGTAACCCTCTATGTCGACAACTAGTTCGCAATAGCATTAATGAAGAACCTGATGTTTCATGGACGCAGTAA